One window from the genome of Helicobacter pylori encodes:
- the rpsF gene encoding 30S ribosomal protein S6 — MRHYETMFILKPTLVEEEIKSKIEFYKEVITKHHGVIETSLDMGMRNLAYEIKKHKRGYYYVAYFKAEPSMILELERLYRINEDVLRFIVIKYESKKEVEAWHALVDRANKKPSHAKEKHEKTEHTHSHHTEEAESVGSHSE; from the coding sequence ATGAGGCATTATGAAACGATGTTTATTCTCAAACCTACTTTAGTAGAAGAAGAGATTAAATCCAAAATTGAGTTTTATAAAGAAGTGATCACTAAGCATCACGGCGTGATTGAAACGAGCCTGGATATGGGCATGCGTAATTTGGCTTATGAAATCAAAAAGCACAAAAGAGGCTATTATTATGTGGCGTATTTCAAAGCAGAGCCGTCAATGATCTTAGAGCTTGAACGATTGTATCGCATCAATGAAGATGTGTTGCGTTTCATTGTGATCAAATACGAAAGCAAGAAAGAAGTAGAAGCGTGGCATGCGTTAGTGGATAGGGCTAATAAAAAGCCATCACACGCCAAAGAAAAACACGAAAAAACCGAACACACGCATTCTCATCACACAGAGGAAGCAGAAAGCGTAGGATCTCATAGCGAATAA
- the holA gene encoding DNA polymerase III subunit delta, with protein MYRKDLDHYLKQRLPKAVFLYGEFDFFIHYYIQTISALFKCNNPDTETSLFYASDYEKSQIATLLEQDSLFGGSSLVILKLDFALHKKFKENDINLFLKALERPSHNRLIIGLYNSKSDTTKYKHTSEIIVKFFQKSPLKDEAIHARFFIPKAWESLKFLQERANFLHLDISNHLLNALFETNNEDLSISFNDLDKLAILNAPITLEDIQELSSNAGDMDLQKLILGLFLKKSVLDIYDYLLKEGKKDADILRGLERYFYQLFLFFAHIKTTGLMDAKEVLGYAPPKEIAQNYAKNALRLKEAGYKRVFEIFRLWHIQSMQGQKELGFLYLTPIQKIINP; from the coding sequence ATGTATCGTAAAGATTTGGACCATTATTTGAAACAACGACTCCCTAAAGCGGTGTTTTTGTATGGGGAGTTTGATTTTTTTATCCATTATTATATTCAAACGATTAGCGCGCTTTTTAAATGCAATAACCCTGACACAGAAACTTCGCTTTTTTATGCGAGCGATTATGAAAAAAGCCAAATTGCGACCCTTTTAGAGCAGGATTCTTTATTTGGAGGGAGCAGTTTAGTCATTTTAAAACTGGATTTTGCCTTGCATAAGAAATTTAAGGAAAATGACATCAATCTTTTTTTAAAAGCTTTAGAGCGGCCTAGCCATAACAGGCTTATCATAGGGCTTTATAATTCTAAAAGCGACACCACAAAATACAAACACACTAGCGAAATTATCGTTAAATTTTTCCAAAAAAGCCCCTTGAAAGATGAAGCAATCCATGCGCGCTTTTTTATCCCTAAAGCGTGGGAGAGTTTGAAATTCTTACAAGAAAGGGCTAATTTTTTACATTTAGACATCAGCAATCATCTTTTAAACGCTCTTTTTGAAACCAATAACGAAGATTTAAGCATTTCGTTTAACGATTTAGACAAGCTAGCGATTTTAAACGCACCCATCACTTTAGAAGACATTCAAGAATTAAGCTCCAATGCGGGGGATATGGATCTACAAAAACTCATTTTAGGGCTTTTTTTGAAAAAAAGCGTGCTTGATATTTATGATTATTTGTTAAAAGAGGGCAAAAAAGATGCGGATATTTTAAGGGGGTTAGAGCGCTATTTTTACCAGCTTTTTTTATTTTTCGCTCATATTAAAACGACCGGTTTAATGGATGCTAAAGAGGTTTTAGGCTACGCTCCCCCTAAAGAGATTGCCCAAAATTACGCTAAAAACGCCCTGCGTTTGAAAGAAGCCGGCTATAAGAGGGTTTTTGAAATTTTTAGGTTATGGCACATTCAAAGCATGCAAGGGCAAAAGGAATTGGGTTTTTTGTATTTGACCCCCATTCAAAAAATCATCAACCCTTGA
- a CDS encoding shikimate dehydrogenase produces the protein MKLKTFGVFGNPIKHSKSPLIHNACFLTFQKKLGFLGHYHPILLPLESHIKNEFLHLGLSGANVTLPFKERAFQVCDKIKGIALECTSVNTLVLENDELVGYNTDALGFWLSLGDEGYQSALILGSGGSAKALACELQKQGLEVSVLNRSARGLDFFQRLGCDCFMDPPKSAFDLIINATSASLNNELPLNKEVLKGYFKEGKLAYDLAYGFLTPFLSLAKELKIPFQDGKDMLIYQASLSFEKFSASQIPYLEAFEVMRSVF, from the coding sequence ATGAAATTAAAAACTTTTGGGGTTTTTGGAAATCCCATTAAGCATTCCAAATCGCCCTTAATCCATAACGCTTGTTTTTTAACTTTTCAAAAAAAATTAGGGTTTTTGGGGCATTACCACCCTATATTACTCCCTTTAGAAAGCCATATCAAAAACGAGTTTTTGCATTTGGGGCTTAGTGGGGCTAATGTAACCTTACCCTTTAAAGAAAGGGCGTTTCAAGTTTGCGATAAAATCAAGGGCATCGCGCTTGAATGCACTTCAGTCAATACGCTTGTTTTAGAAAATGATGAGCTTGTGGGCTACAATACCGACGCTTTGGGTTTCTGGCTCTCTTTGGGAGATGAGGGCTACCAGAGCGCTCTGATTTTAGGCTCTGGGGGGAGCGCTAAAGCTTTAGCGTGCGAATTACAAAAACAAGGCTTGGAAGTGAGCGTGTTGAACCGCTCTGCTAGGGGATTGGATTTTTTCCAACGCTTGGGTTGTGATTGTTTCATGGATCCTCCTAAAAGCGCTTTTGATTTGATCATTAACGCCACTTCAGCGAGTTTGAATAACGAATTGCCTTTAAATAAAGAGGTTTTGAAAGGGTATTTTAAAGAGGGCAAGCTCGCTTATGATTTGGCGTATGGGTTTTTAACGCCCTTTTTGTCTCTGGCTAAAGAGTTAAAAATCCCCTTTCAAGACGGGAAAGACATGCTCATCTATCAAGCCTCTTTAAGTTTTGAAAAATTCAGCGCTTCTCAAATCCCTTATTTAGAAGCGTTTGAAGTCATGCGAAGTGTTTTTTGA
- a CDS encoding single-stranded DNA-binding protein, producing MFNKVIMVGRLTRNVELKYLPSGSAAATIGLATSRRFKKQDGTLGEEVCFIDARLFGRTAEIANQYLSKGSSVLIEGRLTYESWMDQTGKKNSRHTITADSLQFMDKKSDNPQANAMQDSVMHENFNNAYPANYNAPSQDPFSQTQSYAQNAYAKENLQAQPSKYQNSVPEINIDEEEIPF from the coding sequence ATGTTTAATAAAGTGATTATGGTAGGGCGTTTGACCAGGAATGTGGAGTTGAAATATTTGCCTAGCGGTTCGGCTGCGGCTACAATAGGTTTAGCCACAAGCAGGCGTTTTAAAAAACAAGACGGCACGCTAGGCGAAGAGGTGTGCTTCATAGATGCTCGTTTGTTTGGGCGAACGGCTGAAATCGCTAACCAGTATTTAAGCAAGGGTTCAAGCGTTTTGATAGAAGGGCGTTTGACTTATGAGAGCTGGATGGATCAAACGGGCAAAAAAAATTCCCGCCACACCATCACAGCAGACTCGTTGCAATTTATGGATAAAAAATCAGACAATCCCCAAGCAAACGCTATGCAAGATAGCGTAATGCATGAGAATTTCAACAACGCTTATCCCGCTAATTATAACGCTCCTAGCCAAGATCCTTTCAGCCAAACCCAAAGTTATGCACAAAACGCTTACGCTAAAGAGAATTTACAAGCACAGCCGTCCAAGTATCAAAACAGCGTGCCTGAAATCAATATTGATGAAGAAGAAATCCCCTTTTAA
- a CDS encoding SH3 domain-containing protein codes for MKTEMKSSLKLFMRPFLVVLGFMLLYALVHVALGFYAKKDSASISQNLEKTEIERQNSALSPKQEEANTTTTATEQNPTKDTAPPLDTAAQKQETKQEIKQEQEKENEPKQNSASPVQNDQKAPTTSTMGKKPLEYKVAVSGVNVRAFPSTKGKILGLLLKNKSVKVLEIQNDWAEIEFSNKTKGYVFLKLLKKAE; via the coding sequence ATGAAAACTGAAATGAAATCTTCTTTAAAACTTTTTATGCGGCCTTTTTTGGTGGTTTTAGGGTTTATGTTGTTGTATGCTTTAGTGCATGTTGCGCTTGGTTTTTATGCAAAAAAAGACAGCGCTTCAATAAGCCAGAATTTAGAAAAAACCGAAATAGAGCGCCAAAACAGCGCGCTTTCGCCCAAACAAGAAGAAGCCAACACGACCACAACCGCCACAGAACAAAACCCTACCAAAGACACAGCGCCACCTTTAGACACAGCCGCGCAAAAACAAGAAACTAAACAAGAGATTAAACAAGAGCAAGAAAAAGAAAACGAGCCTAAACAAAACAGTGCCTCGCCCGTTCAAAATGATCAAAAAGCCCCCACAACCTCTACAATGGGAAAAAAACCTTTAGAGTATAAAGTCGCAGTCAGTGGCGTGAATGTGCGCGCTTTTCCTAGCACAAAAGGTAAAATCTTGGGATTGCTTTTAAAAAATAAAAGCGTGAAGGTTTTAGAAATCCAAAACGATTGGGCTGAAATTGAATTTTCTAACAAAACAAAGGGCTATGTGTTTTTAAAACTTTTAAAAAAGGCTGAATGA
- the rpsR gene encoding 30S ribosomal protein S18 yields the protein MERKRYSKRYCKYTEAKISFIDYKDLDMLKHTLSERYKIMPRRLTGNSKKWQERVEVAIKRARHMALIPYIVDRKKVVDSPFKQH from the coding sequence ATGGAAAGAAAACGCTATTCAAAACGCTATTGCAAATACACTGAAGCTAAAATCAGCTTTATTGACTATAAAGATTTAGACATGCTCAAGCACACGCTATCAGAGCGCTATAAAATCATGCCAAGGAGATTGACAGGCAATAGCAAAAAGTGGCAAGAGAGGGTGGAAGTAGCGATCAAAAGAGCCCGCCACATGGCTTTAATCCCCTACATTGTGGATAGGAAAAAAGTCGTGGATAGCCCTTTTAAACAGCACTAA